One stretch of Streptomyces sp. R21 DNA includes these proteins:
- a CDS encoding DUF501 domain-containing protein encodes MQTPPPPTPRTEPTDADVEAFKQQLGRPPRGLRAIAHRCPCGQPDVVETAPKLPDGTPFPTTYYLTCPRAASAIGTLEANGVMKEMTERLGADPELAAAYRAAHEDYIARRDSIEVLEGFPSAGGMPDRVKCLHVLVAHSLAAGPGVNPLGDEALAMLPEWWSKGACVVTAEEDDK; translated from the coding sequence ATGCAGACGCCTCCGCCGCCCACCCCGCGCACCGAGCCCACCGACGCGGACGTCGAGGCCTTCAAGCAGCAGCTCGGCCGTCCGCCGCGCGGGCTGCGCGCGATCGCGCACCGCTGCCCCTGCGGCCAGCCGGACGTCGTAGAGACGGCTCCCAAGCTGCCGGACGGCACGCCGTTCCCGACGACGTACTACCTGACGTGCCCGCGGGCCGCCTCCGCGATCGGGACGCTGGAGGCCAACGGGGTCATGAAGGAGATGACGGAGCGGCTGGGAGCCGATCCCGAGCTGGCCGCGGCGTACCGTGCCGCGCACGAGGACTACATCGCGCGGCGCGACTCCATCGAGGTGCTGGAGGGCTTCCCCAGTGCGGGCGGCATGCCGGACCGGGTGAAGTGCCTGCACGTGCTGGTGGCGCACTCGCTGGCCGCGGGCCCCGGGGTGAACCCGCTCGGCGACGAGGCGCTGGCGATGCTGCCGGAGTGGTGGAGCAAGGGCGCGTGTGTGGTGACGGCGGAGGAGGACGACAAGTGA
- a CDS encoding ABC transporter permease, producing MFRTALRNVLAHKARLMMTVLAVMLGVAFVSGTLVFTNTISDAYQKSSAKGFDQVDVAVRPESQEDKGDTVGKTGKLTQPLLDEAAKVPGARSAIGVVTGFTAVADKDGKLIGGGFQSQGGNYWGNKDPRYPLTSGRAPHGTDEVALDSETAKRAGYKVGDTVRMSVDGPVLTPTVTGIFTTDDGNVAAGGSLTLFDTKTAQKLFDRVGEYDEIDVKAAAGTSQSALRSALDKVVPKDTASTTTGQQLADDQAEQISTATSGMRTGLLVFAGIALFVGTFIIANTFTMLVAQRTKELALLRAVGASRRQVTRSVLLEAFVVGAVAAVTGLVAGIGIGAGMRSLMGSLGATVPDGPLVISPGTVATALLVGVIITMLAAWLPGRRAAKIPPVAAMSSVHAKATTKSLVVRNTIGALFAAVGVAVVLYATTMDGSDGQAPMGLGAVLLIIGVFVLTPLLSRPLIAAAAPLLRVFGVSGKLARQNSVRNPRRTAATASALMIGLTLITGMTVMAGSLQKSIDKMATSAIKADYIVSMANGNELSPDVEKKLAKVDGVTGTSPLRNAPSRIDRTTDYLTGVNGKAITGLLDLPVQDGAFKVGGTQVVVDDDTAKSHGWKAGSHFTVSYEDGKKQQLTVAGVYQGNDMIQGIMLDNATLAPHTSDVTDMQVMVKTSGGTSDAVKDKLEKALGDNPAIKVQDKKDFSDQIAQMFTLMLNMLYGLLAMAVIVAVLGVINTLAMSVFERSQEIGMLRAIGLDRKGIKRMVRLESLVISLFGGVLGIGLGVFFGWAAGELLGSRMSTYELVLPWARMGVFLLLAATVGVLAALWPARRAARLNMLAAIKSE from the coding sequence ATGTTCCGTACCGCCTTGCGCAACGTGCTTGCGCACAAGGCCAGGTTGATGATGACCGTGCTCGCCGTGATGCTCGGCGTCGCGTTCGTGTCCGGCACCCTGGTCTTCACCAACACGATCTCGGACGCCTACCAGAAGAGCTCCGCCAAGGGCTTCGACCAGGTCGACGTCGCCGTCCGGCCGGAGAGCCAGGAGGACAAGGGCGACACGGTCGGCAAGACGGGCAAGCTGACGCAGCCGCTGCTGGACGAGGCGGCGAAGGTCCCCGGCGCCCGGTCGGCGATCGGCGTCGTCACCGGCTTCACCGCCGTCGCCGACAAGGACGGCAAGCTGATCGGCGGCGGCTTCCAGTCGCAGGGCGGCAACTACTGGGGGAACAAGGACCCGCGGTACCCCCTCACCAGCGGCCGCGCACCGCACGGCACGGACGAGGTGGCCCTCGACTCGGAGACCGCGAAGCGCGCCGGCTACAAGGTCGGCGACACCGTCCGCATGTCCGTCGACGGCCCCGTCCTCACCCCGACCGTCACCGGCATCTTCACCACGGACGACGGCAACGTCGCGGCCGGCGGCAGCCTCACCCTCTTCGACACGAAGACCGCGCAGAAGCTGTTCGACCGGGTCGGCGAGTACGACGAGATCGACGTGAAGGCGGCGGCCGGCACCAGCCAGAGCGCGCTGCGCAGCGCGCTCGACAAGGTCGTCCCCAAGGACACCGCGTCCACCACCACCGGTCAGCAGCTCGCCGACGACCAGGCCGAGCAGATCTCCACGGCCACCAGCGGCATGCGCACCGGCCTGCTGGTCTTCGCGGGCATCGCGCTGTTCGTCGGTACGTTCATCATCGCCAACACCTTCACCATGCTGGTCGCCCAGCGCACCAAGGAACTCGCGCTGCTGCGCGCCGTCGGTGCCTCCCGCCGCCAGGTCACCCGGTCCGTGCTCCTCGAGGCGTTCGTCGTCGGCGCGGTCGCCGCGGTCACCGGCCTCGTCGCCGGCATCGGCATCGGTGCGGGCATGCGCTCCCTGATGGGCTCGCTGGGCGCCACCGTGCCGGACGGCCCGCTGGTGATCTCGCCGGGCACCGTCGCCACCGCCCTCCTCGTCGGCGTCATCATCACGATGCTCGCCGCATGGCTGCCGGGCCGCCGGGCGGCGAAGATCCCGCCGGTCGCGGCGATGAGCAGCGTGCACGCCAAGGCGACCACGAAGTCCCTCGTCGTACGGAACACGATCGGCGCCCTCTTCGCGGCCGTGGGCGTCGCCGTCGTCCTCTACGCGACCACGATGGACGGCTCGGACGGGCAGGCCCCGATGGGGCTCGGCGCGGTCCTGCTGATCATCGGCGTCTTCGTCCTCACCCCGCTGCTGTCCCGCCCGCTGATCGCGGCCGCGGCCCCGCTGCTGCGCGTGTTCGGGGTCTCCGGCAAGCTCGCCCGGCAGAACTCGGTGCGCAACCCGCGCCGTACCGCCGCGACCGCCTCCGCGCTGATGATCGGCCTCACCCTGATCACCGGTATGACGGTGATGGCGGGCAGCCTGCAGAAGTCGATCGACAAGATGGCCACTTCCGCGATCAAGGCCGACTACATCGTGTCGATGGCGAACGGCAACGAACTCTCGCCGGACGTCGAGAAGAAGCTCGCGAAGGTCGACGGCGTCACCGGCACCAGCCCGCTGCGCAACGCGCCCTCGCGCATCGACCGGACGACCGACTACCTGACGGGCGTCAACGGCAAGGCCATCACCGGGCTCCTCGACCTCCCCGTCCAGGACGGCGCCTTCAAGGTCGGCGGCACGCAGGTCGTCGTGGACGACGACACGGCCAAGTCCCACGGATGGAAGGCCGGTTCGCACTTCACGGTCTCCTACGAGGACGGCAAGAAGCAGCAGCTCACCGTGGCCGGGGTCTACCAGGGCAACGACATGATCCAGGGCATCATGCTGGACAACGCCACCCTCGCTCCGCACACGAGCGACGTCACCGACATGCAGGTCATGGTGAAGACATCGGGCGGCACCTCCGACGCGGTCAAGGACAAGCTGGAGAAGGCCCTCGGCGACAACCCCGCGATCAAGGTCCAGGACAAGAAGGACTTCTCCGACCAGATCGCGCAGATGTTCACACTGATGCTGAACATGCTCTACGGCCTGCTGGCGATGGCCGTCATCGTCGCCGTCCTCGGCGTCATCAACACCCTCGCCATGTCGGTGTTCGAACGCTCGCAGGAGATCGGGATGCTCCGCGCGATCGGCCTCGACCGCAAGGGCATCAAGCGGATGGTCCGTCTGGAGTCCCTGGTCATCTCGCTCTTCGGCGGCGTGCTCGGCATCGGCCTCGGCGTGTTCTTCGGCTGGGCGGCCGGTGAGCTCCTTGGCAGCAGGATGTCGACGTACGAACTGGTCCTGCCCTGGGCCCGGATGGGTGTCTTCCTGCTCCTCGCGGCGACGGTCGGCGTGCTCGCGGCGCTGTGGCCGGCGCGGCGGGCGGCCCGGCTGAACATGCTGGCGGCGATCAAGTCCGAGTAG
- a CDS encoding ABC transporter ATP-binding protein produces the protein MTTTPLAHRATAVAAHATELSKVYGQGETQVVALDRVTIDFRQAEFTAIMGPSGSGKSTLMHCVAGLDTFSSGSVRIGETELGSLKDKQLTQLRRDKIGFIFQAFNLLPTLTALENITLPMDIAGRKPDKAWLDSVIKMIGLADRLSHRPSQLSGGQQQRVAVARALASRPDIIFGDEPTGNLDSRSGAEVLGFLRNSVRELGQTVVMVTHDPVAAAYADRVVFLADGRIVDEVYEPTADSVLDRMKQFDAKGRTS, from the coding sequence GTGACCACCACCCCTCTCGCCCACCGGGCCACCGCCGTCGCCGCGCATGCCACGGAACTGTCGAAGGTCTACGGACAGGGCGAGACGCAGGTGGTCGCCCTGGACCGGGTCACGATCGACTTCCGGCAGGCCGAGTTCACCGCGATCATGGGCCCCTCGGGGTCGGGCAAGTCGACCTTGATGCACTGTGTGGCGGGCCTGGACACGTTCTCGTCCGGTTCCGTACGCATCGGCGAGACCGAGCTGGGCTCCCTCAAGGACAAGCAGCTCACCCAGCTCCGCCGGGACAAGATCGGCTTCATCTTCCAGGCGTTCAACCTGCTGCCGACCCTGACGGCCCTGGAGAACATCACGCTCCCGATGGACATCGCGGGCCGCAAGCCCGACAAGGCGTGGCTGGACTCGGTCATCAAGATGATCGGCCTCGCCGACCGGCTCAGCCACCGCCCCTCGCAGCTCTCCGGCGGCCAGCAGCAGCGCGTCGCCGTCGCCCGCGCGCTCGCCTCCCGGCCCGACATCATCTTCGGCGACGAGCCGACCGGAAACCTCGACTCGCGCTCCGGCGCGGAGGTACTGGGCTTCCTGCGCAACTCCGTACGGGAGCTGGGCCAGACCGTCGTCATGGTCACGCACGACCCGGTGGCCGCCGCGTACGCGGACCGCGTGGTCTTCCTCGCCGACGGCCGCATCGTCGACGAGGTCTACGAGCCCACCGCCGACTCGGTCCTGGACCGGATGAAGCAGTTCGACGCCAAGGGCCGCACCAGCTGA
- the eno gene encoding phosphopyruvate hydratase, with protein MLVPSIDVVVAREILDSRGNPTVEVEVGLDDGSTGRAAVPSGASTGAFEAIELRDGDPNRYQGKGVEKAVLAVIEQIGPELVGYDATEQRLIDQAMFDLDATDNKGSLGANAILGVSLAVAHAASEASDLPLFRYLGGPNAHLLPVPMMNILNGGSHADSNVDIQEFMIAPIGAETFSEALRWGAEVYHTLKKVLKTKGLSTGLGDEGGFAPNLESNRAALDLIVEAIKQAGYVPGEQIALALDVAASEFYKDGKYEFEGKSRSAAEMTEYYEELVSAYPLVSIEDPLYEDDWAGWKVITDKLGDKVQIVGDDLFVTNPERLARGIEEGSANALLVKVNQIGSLTETLDAVELAQRNGFKCMMSHRSGETEDVTIADLAVAVNCGQIKTGAPARSDRVAKYNQLLRIEEILDDAAVYAGRSAFPRFKG; from the coding sequence ATGCTCGTGCCGTCCATCGACGTCGTCGTAGCCCGGGAAATCCTCGACTCGCGAGGGAACCCCACCGTCGAGGTCGAGGTCGGCCTCGACGACGGCAGCACCGGTCGTGCCGCCGTCCCGTCCGGCGCCTCCACGGGCGCCTTCGAGGCCATCGAGCTTCGCGACGGTGACCCGAACCGCTACCAGGGCAAGGGTGTCGAGAAGGCCGTCCTCGCGGTCATCGAGCAGATCGGCCCGGAGCTCGTCGGTTACGACGCCACCGAGCAGCGCCTGATCGACCAGGCGATGTTCGACCTGGACGCCACCGACAACAAGGGCTCGCTCGGCGCCAACGCCATCCTCGGTGTCTCCCTCGCCGTCGCGCACGCCGCCTCCGAGGCCAGCGACCTCCCCCTCTTCCGCTACCTGGGCGGCCCGAACGCGCACCTGCTGCCCGTTCCGATGATGAACATCCTGAACGGCGGGTCGCACGCCGACTCGAACGTGGACATCCAGGAGTTCATGATCGCCCCGATCGGCGCGGAGACCTTCTCCGAGGCGCTGCGCTGGGGCGCCGAGGTCTACCACACCCTCAAGAAGGTGCTGAAGACCAAGGGCCTGTCCACCGGCCTGGGCGACGAGGGCGGCTTCGCGCCGAACCTGGAGTCCAACCGCGCCGCGCTCGACCTGATCGTCGAGGCCATCAAGCAGGCCGGTTACGTCCCCGGTGAGCAGATCGCGCTCGCGCTCGACGTCGCCGCGTCCGAGTTCTACAAGGACGGCAAGTACGAGTTCGAGGGCAAGTCCCGCTCGGCCGCCGAGATGACCGAGTACTACGAGGAGCTCGTCTCCGCGTACCCGCTGGTCTCCATCGAGGACCCGCTGTACGAGGACGACTGGGCCGGCTGGAAGGTCATCACCGACAAGCTGGGCGACAAGGTCCAGATCGTCGGCGACGACCTCTTCGTCACCAACCCGGAGCGCCTGGCCCGCGGCATCGAGGAGGGCTCCGCGAACGCCCTGCTCGTCAAGGTCAACCAGATCGGTTCGCTGACCGAGACCCTGGACGCCGTCGAGCTGGCCCAGCGCAACGGCTTCAAGTGCATGATGTCCCACCGCTCCGGCGAGACCGAGGACGTCACCATCGCCGACCTCGCGGTCGCCGTGAACTGCGGTCAGATCAAGACCGGCGCCCCGGCCCGCTCGGACCGCGTCGCCAAGTACAACCAGCTCCTGCGCATCGAGGAGATCCTCGACGACGCCGCGGTGTACGCCGGCCGCAGCGCGTTCCCCCGCTTCAAGGGCTGA
- a CDS encoding NAD(P)/FAD-dependent oxidoreductase translates to MSTTERPRILVVGGGYVGLYAARRILKKMRYGEATVTVVDPRSYMTYQPFLPEAAAGSISPRHVVVPLRRVLPKAEVLTGRVTTIDQDRKVATIAPLVGEAYELPFDYLVIAMGAVSRTFPIPGLAEQGIGMKGIEEAIGLRNHVLEQLDKADSTTDEDVRRKALTFVFVGGGFAGAETIGEVEDMARDAAKYYTNVSREDMRFVLVDAADKILPEVGPKLGTYGKEHLESRGVEIYLSTSMDSCVDGHVVLKNGLEVDSNTIVWTAGVKPNPVLSRFGLPLGPRGHVDTQTTLQVQGTDYIWAAGDNAQVPDMAARKAGVENAWCPPNAQHALRQAKVLGDNVISGMRGFPQKEYAHSNKGAVAGLGLHKGVAMIVMGKMKIKLKGRLAWYMHRGYHGMAMPTWNRKIRVFADWTLAMFLKREVVSLGAIETPREEFYEAAKPAPAPVAAAPKAEEKAKAS, encoded by the coding sequence ATGAGCACCACGGAGCGTCCCAGGATCCTCGTAGTAGGCGGTGGGTACGTAGGCCTGTACGCAGCTCGGCGCATTCTCAAGAAGATGCGCTACGGAGAGGCGACCGTCACGGTCGTCGACCCCCGGTCGTACATGACCTACCAGCCCTTCCTCCCCGAAGCCGCCGCCGGCAGCATTTCGCCTCGGCACGTCGTCGTCCCGCTGCGACGCGTTCTGCCGAAGGCCGAAGTCCTCACCGGCCGGGTCACCACCATCGACCAGGACCGCAAGGTAGCCACGATCGCCCCCCTCGTGGGCGAGGCGTACGAGCTGCCTTTCGACTACCTCGTCATCGCGATGGGCGCGGTCTCCCGCACCTTCCCGATCCCCGGCCTCGCTGAGCAGGGCATCGGTATGAAGGGCATCGAGGAGGCCATCGGCCTGCGCAACCACGTCCTTGAGCAGCTGGACAAGGCCGACTCGACGACCGACGAGGACGTCCGCCGCAAGGCGCTCACGTTCGTCTTCGTCGGCGGTGGCTTCGCGGGTGCGGAGACCATCGGTGAGGTCGAGGACATGGCCCGCGACGCGGCCAAGTACTACACCAACGTCTCCCGCGAGGACATGCGCTTCGTCCTCGTCGACGCCGCGGACAAGATCCTCCCCGAGGTCGGTCCCAAGCTCGGTACGTACGGCAAGGAGCACCTGGAGTCGCGCGGGGTCGAGATCTACCTCTCCACCTCCATGGACTCCTGCGTCGACGGCCACGTGGTGCTGAAGAACGGCCTCGAGGTCGACTCCAACACCATCGTGTGGACGGCCGGCGTCAAGCCGAACCCCGTCCTCTCGCGCTTCGGCCTGCCGCTCGGCCCGCGTGGTCACGTGGACACCCAGACCACCCTCCAGGTGCAGGGCACGGACTACATCTGGGCCGCGGGCGACAACGCCCAGGTGCCGGACATGGCCGCCCGCAAGGCCGGCGTGGAGAACGCCTGGTGCCCGCCGAACGCCCAGCACGCGCTGCGTCAGGCCAAGGTCCTCGGCGACAACGTGATCTCCGGTATGCGGGGCTTCCCGCAGAAGGAGTACGCGCACTCCAACAAGGGTGCGGTGGCGGGCCTCGGCCTCCACAAGGGTGTCGCGATGATCGTCATGGGCAAGATGAAGATCAAGCTCAAGGGCCGTCTCGCCTGGTACATGCACCGTGGTTACCACGGCATGGCCATGCCGACCTGGAACCGGAAGATCCGCGTCTTCGCGGACTGGACGCTCGCGATGTTCCTCAAGCGCGAGGTCGTCTCCCTCGGTGCCATCGAGACTCCTCGCGAGGAGTTCTACGAGGCCGCGAAGCCGGCGCCCGCGCCGGTGGCCGCCGCCCCGAAGGCCGAGGAGAAGGCCAAGGCCTCCTGA
- a CDS encoding 4-hydroxybenzoate 3-monooxygenase — MRTTVGIIGAGPAGLLLARLLWNAGIESVVLESRDRAYVEQRQRAGILEQGTVDVLRAAGAAERMDREGLRHDGIELRFDRARHRVDFPALTGGSSVMVYAQTEVCKDLIALQLKEGGPLLFGAEALAVEGAESGRPRVRFRHEGREEVLECDYVVGCDGFWGVARQAVPSAVSQVFERTYPFGWLGILADVAPSHDELVYARHERGFALLSMRSPAVSRLYLQVPEGTDAEDWADEEIWDELARRFETDDDWRLERGPITQKSVTPMRSYVHEPMRHGRLFLAGDAAHIVPPTGAKGLNLAVGDVVTFARALTYEQETGSAERLDAYSETCLRRVWQAERFSYDMTTMLHRAPDATPFEDRVQLARLRRIAGSRAAETDLADGYTGFPLD, encoded by the coding sequence ATGCGTACCACCGTCGGGATCATCGGGGCCGGGCCGGCCGGGTTGTTGTTGGCGCGGTTGTTGTGGAACGCCGGGATCGAGTCCGTTGTGCTGGAGAGCCGGGACCGGGCGTATGTGGAGCAGCGGCAGCGGGCCGGGATTCTGGAGCAGGGGACCGTCGATGTGCTGCGGGCCGCGGGGGCGGCGGAGCGGATGGACCGGGAGGGGCTGCGGCACGACGGCATCGAGCTGCGGTTCGACCGGGCCCGGCACCGCGTCGACTTCCCCGCGCTCACCGGCGGCAGCTCCGTGATGGTGTACGCGCAGACCGAGGTGTGCAAGGACCTCATCGCGCTCCAGCTGAAGGAGGGCGGGCCGCTGCTCTTCGGGGCCGAGGCGCTGGCGGTGGAGGGCGCGGAGAGCGGCCGTCCGCGGGTGCGCTTCCGGCACGAGGGGCGCGAGGAGGTGCTGGAGTGCGACTACGTCGTCGGGTGCGACGGGTTCTGGGGGGTCGCACGGCAGGCGGTGCCCTCCGCGGTGTCCCAGGTGTTCGAGCGCACGTACCCCTTCGGCTGGCTCGGCATCCTCGCCGACGTCGCCCCCTCGCACGACGAGCTCGTCTACGCCCGCCACGAGCGCGGCTTCGCGCTGCTCAGCATGCGCTCGCCCGCCGTCTCCCGGCTCTACCTCCAGGTGCCCGAGGGCACCGACGCCGAGGACTGGGCGGACGAGGAGATCTGGGACGAGCTGGCGCGGCGCTTCGAGACCGACGACGACTGGCGGCTGGAGCGCGGGCCCATCACGCAGAAGTCCGTCACGCCCATGCGCAGCTACGTCCACGAGCCCATGCGCCACGGCCGCCTCTTCCTCGCCGGCGACGCCGCGCACATCGTGCCGCCGACCGGCGCCAAGGGGCTCAACCTCGCGGTCGGCGACGTCGTCACCTTCGCGCGGGCCCTGACGTACGAGCAGGAGACCGGCTCCGCGGAGCGCCTCGACGCGTACTCCGAGACCTGCCTGCGCCGCGTCTGGCAGGCCGAGCGGTTCTCCTACGACATGACGACGATGCTGCACCGCGCCCCCGACGCCACCCCCTTCGAGGACCGCGTCCAGCTCGCCCGGCTGCGCCGGATCGCCGGCTCCCGGGCGGCCGAGACCGACCTCGCGGACGGCTACACGGGCTTCCCTCTGGACTGA
- a CDS encoding class I SAM-dependent methyltransferase, whose amino-acid sequence MQDAASRLKSLVEQLLGVPLPLRIRAWDGSEAGPPGGPTFVVRNRRALRRLLWKPGELGLARAWVSGDLRVEGDLYAALDLVSDLVWERGEDARGLAEALRDPAVRAAARGLLLMAGPPLPPAPPREEVRRRRHLHTKRSDRRAISHHYDVGNDFYELVLGPSMVYSCAYWPTPDATLEDAQRDKLELVCQKLALTPGQRLLDVGCGWGSMAIHAAREHGVSVVGVTLSQEQAAYARKRVADEGLTDRVEIRVQDYRDVSDGPYDAISSIGMAEHVGAERYLEYAEVLGRLLEPGGRLLNHQIGRRPQRDESTYAVDEFIDAYVFPDGELAPLGTTVTQLETAGFEVRDVEALREHYGLTLRQWVANLEAQWPLAVRLTSPGRARVWRLYMAASALAFEGNRIGVNQVLAVKTPEPSGTSGMPLRARTWN is encoded by the coding sequence ATGCAGGACGCCGCGTCGCGGCTGAAGAGCCTTGTCGAACAGTTGCTGGGGGTTCCGCTCCCGCTGCGCATCCGGGCCTGGGACGGCTCGGAAGCAGGCCCGCCCGGCGGCCCCACCTTCGTCGTACGCAATCGGCGTGCCCTGCGCCGACTGCTGTGGAAGCCGGGCGAGTTGGGGCTCGCGCGGGCGTGGGTGTCGGGAGACCTCCGGGTGGAGGGCGATCTCTACGCCGCCCTCGACCTGGTGTCGGACCTGGTGTGGGAGCGGGGCGAGGATGCCCGGGGCCTCGCGGAGGCGCTGCGCGACCCGGCCGTGCGGGCGGCCGCCCGTGGACTGCTGCTGATGGCCGGACCGCCGCTGCCGCCCGCCCCGCCCCGCGAGGAGGTGCGCAGACGTCGTCATCTGCACACCAAGCGCAGCGACCGGCGCGCCATCAGCCACCACTACGACGTGGGCAACGACTTCTACGAGCTCGTCCTCGGGCCCTCCATGGTGTACTCCTGCGCCTACTGGCCCACGCCGGACGCCACCCTGGAGGACGCCCAGCGCGACAAGCTCGAACTCGTCTGCCAAAAGCTCGCCCTGACGCCCGGTCAGCGGCTGCTCGACGTCGGCTGCGGCTGGGGCTCCATGGCCATCCACGCCGCCCGTGAGCACGGGGTGAGCGTCGTCGGGGTGACACTCTCGCAGGAGCAGGCCGCGTACGCCCGCAAGCGGGTGGCGGACGAGGGGCTCACCGACCGGGTCGAGATCCGTGTGCAGGACTACCGGGATGTCTCCGACGGCCCCTACGACGCGATCTCCTCCATCGGGATGGCCGAACACGTCGGCGCCGAGCGCTACTTGGAGTACGCCGAGGTGCTGGGCCGGCTCCTGGAACCCGGCGGGCGGCTGCTCAACCACCAGATCGGACGGCGGCCGCAGCGCGACGAATCGACGTACGCCGTCGACGAGTTCATCGACGCCTACGTCTTCCCGGACGGCGAACTCGCGCCGCTGGGCACCACCGTGACCCAGCTCGAGACCGCCGGCTTCGAGGTGCGCGACGTCGAGGCCCTGCGCGAGCACTACGGGCTCACCCTGCGTCAGTGGGTCGCCAACCTGGAGGCGCAGTGGCCGCTGGCCGTACGGCTCACCAGCCCCGGCCGCGCCCGCGTCTGGCGCCTGTACATGGCGGCCAGCGCCCTCGCCTTCGAGGGCAACCGCATCGGCGTCAACCAGGTCCTGGCGGTCAAGACGCCCGAGCCGTCCGGGACTTCGGGGATGCCGCTGCGGGCGAGAACCTGGAACTGA
- a CDS encoding exopolyphosphatase, with amino-acid sequence MTRVAAIDCGTNSIRLLVADADPETGELVDLDRRMTIVRLGQGVDRTGRLAPEALERTFAACREYAAIIKEHGAERLRFVATSASRDAENRDEFVRGVLDILGVEPEVISGDQEAEFSFTGATRELMGRDDLAKPYLVVDIGGGSTEFVVGDGHVRGARSVDIGCVRMTERHLVHDGAVTDPPTPAQIDAMRADIEAALDLAEQVVPLHEAHTLVGLAGSVTTVSAIAQELPEYDPTAIHHSRISHDRVREITDWLLASTHAERTAIPSMHPGRVDVIAAGALVLLSIMERIGASEVVVSEHDILDGIAWSIA; translated from the coding sequence GTGACCCGGGTCGCCGCCATCGACTGCGGTACGAACTCCATCCGGCTGCTCGTCGCCGACGCCGACCCGGAGACGGGCGAACTCGTCGACCTGGACCGGCGCATGACGATCGTCCGCCTCGGCCAGGGAGTCGACCGCACCGGCCGTCTCGCCCCCGAGGCCCTGGAGCGGACCTTCGCGGCCTGCCGGGAGTACGCGGCGATCATCAAGGAGCATGGCGCCGAGCGACTCCGTTTCGTGGCGACGTCGGCCTCCCGGGACGCCGAGAACCGCGACGAGTTCGTGCGCGGGGTCCTGGACATCCTGGGCGTCGAGCCCGAGGTGATCAGCGGCGACCAGGAGGCGGAGTTCTCCTTCACGGGCGCGACCAGGGAACTGATGGGCCGCGACGACCTCGCGAAGCCGTACCTGGTCGTGGACATCGGCGGCGGCTCGACCGAGTTCGTCGTCGGCGACGGTCATGTGCGCGGGGCGCGCTCGGTCGACATCGGCTGCGTACGGATGACCGAGCGCCACCTCGTGCACGACGGCGCCGTCACCGATCCTCCGACGCCCGCTCAGATCGACGCGATGCGCGCCGACATCGAGGCCGCGCTGGACCTCGCCGAGCAGGTCGTACCGCTGCACGAGGCGCACACGCTGGTCGGCCTCGCCGGGTCGGTGACCACGGTGTCCGCCATCGCCCAGGAACTCCCCGAGTACGACCCCACCGCCATCCATCACTCCCGCATCTCCCACGACCGCGTCCGCGAGATCACCGACTGGCTCCTGGCCTCCACCCACGCCGAGCGCACCGCGATCCCCTCGATGCACCCGGGCCGCGTGGACGTCATCGCGGCGGGCGCCCTGGTGCTGCTCTCGATCATGGAGCGGATCGGCGCGAGCGAGGTCGTGGTGAGCGAGCACGACATCCTCGACGGGATCGCCTGGTCGATCGCGTAA
- a CDS encoding septum formation initiator family protein produces the protein MAVKDRDRFSTATRLRVLGEQTAARVYRSQTKRQARRSRLTGRAALLALVLCTLVVALAYPIRQYVSQRAEISDQQREQQQARQRVEQLRDLKARWQDDAYAQQQIRQRLHYVLPGETGFIVIDPDAAKQSRTDQGAADRPWYSNVWDGVDKSDAADQ, from the coding sequence ATGGCCGTGAAGGACCGGGACCGGTTCTCCACCGCGACCAGGCTGCGGGTGCTCGGCGAGCAGACGGCGGCCCGGGTCTACCGCTCCCAGACCAAACGCCAGGCCCGCCGCTCCCGGCTGACGGGCCGGGCAGCGCTCCTCGCCCTCGTCCTGTGCACGCTGGTCGTGGCTCTCGCGTACCCGATAAGGCAGTACGTCTCCCAGCGCGCCGAGATCTCCGACCAGCAGCGGGAGCAGCAGCAGGCCCGGCAGCGGGTCGAGCAGCTGCGCGACCTCAAGGCACGCTGGCAGGACGACGCGTACGCGCAGCAGCAGATCCGGCAGCGGCTGCACTACGTCCTGCCGGGCGAGACCGGTTTCATCGTGATCGATCCGGACGCGGCGAAGCAGTCCCGCACCGACCAGGGGGCCGCCGACCGCCCCTGGTACTCGAACGTCTGGGACGGCGTGGACAAGTCCGACGCCGCCGACCAGTGA